The following coding sequences lie in one Rutidosis leptorrhynchoides isolate AG116_Rl617_1_P2 chromosome 6, CSIRO_AGI_Rlap_v1, whole genome shotgun sequence genomic window:
- the LOC139854149 gene encoding uncharacterized protein yields the protein MSVDTATETDDAITVEIAYDVLSEPLRIEVGDGRTVPVTTSVFGVTIEIDGNEFPMTCLVMPIPSFDVVLGMDWLVRHKASLKCDKKIIHFPLADRTRAVVRGERGEFNCPLISMMKAKKSLAKRCDSFLAYVNDAKKEKKSVLDIPIVSELSEVFPDELPGLPPVREVEYKIELLPGSTPVAKAPYRLAPSEIRDMMSQIHELLDRGFIRPISLPWGAPVRIGLCVNEEREKVIAYASRQLKTHEKNYPTHDLELAAVLFALKLWRHYLYGTHYALSRKKSTDNVKFMRIEIVSDLIDRLKIAQLEALNEEHLKSEILVKQKKDIAHYVEKCHISAQVKAEHQKPYESLCQLEIPQWKWEHITMDFVTKLPRTQKGHDMIWVIVDRLTKSTHFLATSETASLSKLAQLYVNEIIVRHGIPLSIVSDMDSRFVSNFWQSLQENLGTRVNLSTTYHPQTDGQSEHTIQTLEDMLRACVLEYGGSWDSHLPLIEFAYNNSYHSSIGEQVYLKVSPWKGVIRFAKRGKLAPRYIGPFRIQQVLNDQTIVLDLPAELAGIHNTFNVCYLRKCKVEDKSQILPLQDLKVDMNKKLVEEPVRIVDKKITKLRHKQIPMVLVEWKHILGSNLTWEIKELMRTRYPRLFDLD from the exons ATGTCGGTTGATACAGCTACTGAAACCGACGATGCGATTACCG TTGAAATTGCCTACGACGTATTATCTGAACCTTTAAGAATAGAAGTGGGTGATGGTAGAACGGTTCCAGTCACAACTTCTGTGTTCGGAGTAACCATTGAAATAGATGGGAATGAATTCCCTATGACTTGTCTTGTTATGCCTATACCGAGCTTTGATGTCGTATTAGGTATGGATTGGTTAGTCCGCCATAAGGCAAGTTTAAAATGTGATAAGAAAATAATTCATTTTCCTTTGGCCGATAGGACACGTGCTGTGGTCCGAGGTGAACGGGGCGAGTTTAATTGTCCATTAATTTCGATGATGAAAGCTAAGAAATCGTTAGCCAAGAGGTGTGATTCGTTTCTAGCATATGTGAACGATGCAAAGAAAGAGAAGAAATCCGTGTTAGATATCCCGATAGTGTCCGAATTATCAGAAGTCTTCCCAGATGAATTGCCGGGTTTACCGCCAGTTAGGGAAGTAGAATATAAAATCGAGTTGTTGCCAGGATCCACACCAGTTGCTAAAGCTCCGTATCGATTAGCACCGTCCGAGATTCGTGATATGATGTCGCAAATTCATGAGTTGCTAGATCGTGGGTTTATTCGGCCAATTTCTTTGCCATGGGGTGCTCCAgt CCGGATTGGGTTGTGTGTTAATGAAGAGAGAgagaaagttattgcctatgcctcaagACAGTTAAAaactcatgagaagaattatccgacACATGATCTAGAGTTGGCTGCGGTTTTATTTGCGTTGAAATTATGGAGACATTACCTTTACGGCACTCATT atgctttgagtcgaaagaaATCCACTGACAATGTAAAATTTATGCGAATTGAAATTGTATCAGATTTGATTGATCGGTTAAAGATAGCCCAATTAGAAGCTTTGAATGAAGAACATTTGAAATCAGAGATATTAGTAAAGCAAAAA aaagaTATCGCGCATTACGTGGAAAAGTGTCATATAAGCGCTcaagtaaaagctgaacatcagaaaccttacgaGTCATTATGTCAACTTGAGATTCCTCAATGGAAGTGGGAgcacataacgatggattttgtaacaaaGTTACCTCGAACCCAGAAAGGTCATGacatgatttgggtgatagttgacagaTTGACTAAAAGCACACATTTTCTGGCCACAAGTGAGACAGCTTCGCTCAGCAAGTTAGCCCAACTATATGTGAATGAGATTATAGTTCGACATGGAATACCATTATCTATTGTATCAGATATGGATTCAAGGTTCGTGTCTAATTTTTGGCAGAGTTTACAGGAGAATTTGGGTACTCGAGTTAATCTCAGCacaacgtatcatcctcaaacagacggtcaaagtgAACATACTATTCAGacgctagaggatatgttaagagcttgTGTATTAGAATATGGAGGATCGTGGGATTCTCATCTACCTTTGATTGAATTCGCTTACAATAACTCGTATCACTCTAGTATAG GTGAGCAGGTATACTTGAAAGTTTCGCCCTGGAAAGGAGTCATTCGTTTTGCTAAAAGGGGCAAATTAGCTCCGAGGTACATTGGGCCGTTTAGAATACAAcaggtgttgaatgatcagacaatAGTATTAGATCTTCCTGCTGAATTAGCAGGTATTCATAACACATTTaatgtgtgttatcttcgtaagtgcaaGGTAGAAGATAAAAGTCAGATTCTACCACTGCAAGATTTGAAAGTTGATATGAATAAGAAGTTAGTGGAAGAGCCTGTAAGAATTGTAGACAAGAAGATTACTAAGTTACGGCATAAGCAGATACCGATGGTATTAGTTGAGTGGAAGCACATCTTAGGTTCAAACCTAACATGGGAGATAAAAGAGTTGATGAGAACTcgttaccctcgtttgtttgaccttGACTAG